GGCAGCTCTTTTGAGAGAGCTACCTGAGGTGAGCACACTGTTTCCTACTTGAACAACCTGCTGCATCAATAACTACCCaaactttattttcctttcataatTCTGTTGCTCAGTTTTCCAACCTATTATGTTCAAATAATACAACCAAGAATTGACGTTGAGACTTGGATGTTCTGAACAACATTTTATGCAAAGGGCAATTGCTGATAAATGCTAATAGTGTTCTGAAATTTTCTAATAGTAAGCTTTGTCGGAGGATGCAGAGTTAGACCATTGAATTAACTTCTGCTCAGTCATTGTTGCTTTCGAAAATGAAAATGTGTTGTGCTTGGGAGAGTCAAACCCTTTGTGTATATGATGTGCGCCCTTGTCATTGATCAACCATATATTTGTCTTTGttaaatcaacttttttatgatGGTGTCAAGTACAATCAAACCTATGCccaggaaaataaataaataagtaaaaccTACTTATGACCAATCTTGCTTACTCTTTGAGACAGTCTTAATACATAGGTTTTTGGATATTATCTTAAACTTTTGGCTGGGGATTTTTGGCTTCCCTTAAATAGTGTACAATGTTATAGGGCATAATTGTCTGCTTTTGAAGTGCTGGGAATGCCTGCAAGACCCTCAAAGTCAATGAAAGATGATGGCATCTAATTTCTTAATGAATCGTACAAATTTTAGTTTAGGAAGCTGTTGAAGAATTGGTGCCAGACAGAATAGTAGGTACCTTAGTTTACGTCAACAAATCAAAAACTGCTTTTGAATGTTCTATTATGTGGAGCTGTTTTCATTacctcctttctcctttctttagtttttctagttttgctacttctttaatatatattctttcttgtaaaaagaaaaaaagaattataccTCAAGTTGCCGCATTGGTTGGAGGGATACTTGTTTATTAGTAGAAGCTATGCATGTTTTGATCCTTGgcaataattttctatttcctgAAAAAATAATGTGAGCTTCAGGGTTGTTGAATGATGTTGTACAGTCTTCATTCTGCTCTTTCTTGTTTCCAGATACACCCCATAGAAAACATAGAGATATGAgctttatcaatttttattttttttatcagtagATCTGAGATTTGATCTGCAGGCAACAATTTTGAGACCTGCTGTCATGATTGGCACAGAGGATCGTATTTTGAATACTTGGGcacattttgccaaaaagtaCAGCTTTCTTCCACTTATTGGGGGTGGATCTACCAAGTAAGACTTGATTATAGTGATCTTCTCGCTCATGATGCAATGCCTTTTAAAGAGATTCCTGGATCTGTACTTTAATAAATCTGATTTTGCTACTGGTCATTTGCTTTTGCAGAATTCAACCTGTATATGTTTTTGATGTGGCTGCTGCTGTTGTTTCGGCCTTGAAAGATGATGGCAGTAGCATGGGCAAGATATATGAGCTTGGTGGGCCTGACGTGTTTACTGTTCGTGAACTGGTaatctttctccatttttctacGGTTATTAAGATTTGAGAATGCTTGCTAGTTTACTGAAAGTCAAGCACCCTGCAGGCGGAGCTAATGTATGATATGATCCGTGAATGGCCTCGTTATGTATCAGTTCCTTTCCCCATTGCTAAGGTATTGCCGCAGAATAACCATTTCCTTCATGTTGTATCTCGATAAGGAAATATATGGACAAGAACTATGGATTACCTTACTTTCCTATTTGTTATGTCAGAATGTATGTGCTTGTTAACATGGATGCATGAATCAATCAGTTCCAATTATCTGCAAGTCCACTATGCTTAATCATTTCTACCCGATTATGTTTTCAAATGCATGAAATAAAAGTTCACAAGGTCCTATTTGCACAGTTTTACATTCCCAGCTAAATATATCGTATATGTTTGAGCTCTTTTCTTAACTTATCCTTGCATTTTTCATGACATTTAGCATTGTTATGGCATGGTGCTATTTTCAGCTGCAGATATTTGGCACTGACGATGTCCCATTTAAGTGGTCTCTCTTTAGATCTTTTAGCCATATTGGCACATTGATGTAACTTCTGCAGAATTGATGGGGAAAATAAGTTGAATACTCGACTATTGTGCAGAGTTTCACCTGATGATGTTTATTTTTCTATGCCATCTTAAATGATTGCTCTGGCTTACTGTACAAGAAAAAGACTAGTTTCTGGcctttaatttttctcttttcattctttgttTGTGGTgctaattaatcaatttgacTTAATTCTAACTTGTGGTATCTTCATGATTTCAGGCCTTTGCGATGCCTCGAGAACTACTACTGAAAAAAGTTCCGTTTCCTCTGCCTAATCCTGACATCTTCAATCTAGATCAAATAAATGCTCTCACTGAGGATACGGTTGTATCCAAAGATGGTTAGTTCTCTATGCATTTCGTATCATTCATTGTGTTTGCCAGATTTAGCTTATTTCATTGCTTAATAATGTATGTGTTATAATCATGTGTTGGTGGATTTTGCAGCTCTAACTTTCAATGATCTTGGAATTGTGCCGCACAAGGTGAAAGGATACCCTGTCGAGTTTCTTATCTCATACCGTAAGGGTGGCCCAAACTTCGGCTCTACTGTCAGTGAAAGAGTATCTCCAGATGCATACCCCTGAGGCATTTTCACTGTATTATTTCTGAATGTTTCTTTTGCCAAAAACCCGGCGGAAATCTTTCAACATGTCTTTCCACCTCAATTTATTCATAATAGCCGAGAGATTCTGAATGGAAGAACACTACCCGTCTCCTGCAATCATAAGATGACGTGTCAATAAGATTTTGGGGAACATGATATCTGAACCTCATTCCAGTAGtttgattttgtaaattatggAAGGCATTGTGGCCTCTTCTAGTTTTGATCCTTTACTGAGTGTTAACCAGCCGCTTTGTCTTTCCAACCACTTCAATAAGAGTCACTTTAAGTTTGTATAATGGCTCCCTGGACATTGGGACAAAGTTTCTCATAGTAGTGGTGGGCAGATTTACGTCAGGCAGGTTTACAATCAATTCGATAATTTGTTCGGTTTGgcggatggagagagagagagagagagagagagagagagagagagaggaaattggttcaaagagaagaagattgCTGTGAACGAGCGACTGAAGTTAACCGCCACTGGAAACAgttaagaaaaatcataaacccaAAAAGGAACATTTCGATGGACTTATGAAATGTGGGACGGCCAGATAATGCACAATTCAATCGGATAGTCGGGTAATGACCGAACCGCCCTCTCCATCTAACGTGCGTTCATTTGCTCGCCAGTTTCTTGGCTCATCTTCTGATTATAT
The sequence above is drawn from the Eucalyptus grandis isolate ANBG69807.140 chromosome 11, ASM1654582v1, whole genome shotgun sequence genome and encodes:
- the LOC104425222 gene encoding NADH dehydrogenase [ubiquinone] 1 alpha subcomplex subunit 9, mitochondrial encodes the protein MQAISRRLGHQSSVHSLKSVYPLCNHYYGADDGRYVSTVATKGVGHLVRKGTGGRSSVSGIVATVFGATGFLGRYVVQQLAKMGSQVLVPFRCSEDSHRHLKLMGDLGQIVPMQFNPRDEGSIKAVMAKANVVINLIGREYETRNYSFEEVNHSMAEVLANIAKEHGGIMRYIQVSCLGASSSSPSKFLQTKAAGEAALLRELPEATILRPAVMIGTEDRILNTWAHFAKKYSFLPLIGGGSTKIQPVYVFDVAAAVVSALKDDGSSMGKIYELGGPDVFTVRELAELMYDMIREWPRYVSVPFPIAKAFAMPRELLLKKVPFPLPNPDIFNLDQINALTEDTVVSKDALTFNDLGIVPHKVKGYPVEFLISYRKGGPNFGSTVSERVSPDAYP